ATTGTTCCTGCGCTGGTTGTGCGAAGCGGTGGGCAGAGCTTTGCGCTTCCGCAGACTGCATTGGTGGAGCTCGTCTATATCCCGGAGCGAGATGCCTCCCAGGTGATTGAACGTGTGGGGAGCACCGAAGTTTATCGCCTGCGCGAGCGACTGTTGCCGATGGTATGGCTAGATCGCCTGCTGGGCTTAAAGAGAACTCCGGAGGACCATGGTGTTTACATGGCGGTGTTGGAGGCCGAGGGCTGTCGCTATGGACTGGTGGTGGATGATCTGCTGGCTCCGGAGGAGATTGTGGTTAAACCTCTTTCGGCGGTGTTGCGCGAGATTGGACTCTTTTCAGGAGCCACTGTTCTGGGCAATGGGGCCCTGGCCCTGATTTTGGATATTGCTGCCGCGGCGGCTCGCGCAGGCGTGAAACCGATGATGGAAGAGAAGGAAGAAGATCTGGTGACTGAAACGCAGCAGGACGGGTCGTCGTTCCTGGTTTTTGAAGATCGTGCGCGCGAAAGAACAGCGCTTCCACTGGGTGTTGTGGAGCGCATTGAGAGCGTTCCTCTGGATCGGATTGAGTATGCTAATGGTTTGCCCATGTTGCAGTATCGTAGCGAACTTCTGCGACTTCGCGACGATGGCCATGTGCTGGATGAAGCTGGACTTCAAAGAGACGATGTTTCGATTACGGTTCTGATCTGTGGAGATCCGCAGACGAGAAGCTCGCGGATAGGAATTGTGGTTCGCCAGGTGCTTGATGTATCGGATGGAACTCTTCTGGAGCAAGATGCCGCGAATGGAGAGATCGACCTGGCGCTGGTTAAGGAGAGGTTGACGACGATTTTCCGGGGCTTTGGAGCGGAGGCAACGAAGGGCTGGAAGGAGGTCGCATGAAGATCGTTGAACAGGAGATGCACATCCAGGAGGAAGCCGAGAGCGTATCTGTGTGTTCGATGTTTGCCGGTGAAGAGAGCTTTGGGATTGATACGGGCAAGATCCGTGAGGTGCTCGGCCGGCGAGGCCTGGAACGGGTTCCAATGGCTCCAGTATTTATCGCAGGAGTCGTTCCTTATCGCGGTGATGTGCTGACGACGATCAGCTTTCGCGCTTTGCTGGGATTACCTGAGAGTCCAGAGACTGGATGTGTGCTGGTTCTGGAAGATGATGAAGGTCAGGAGAGGTTTGGCCTGATGGTGGATGCAGTGGGTAGTGTGGTTACTGTTGGTCGAAATATGTTAGAGGCGAACCCCTGCACATTGGATGCGAAGTGCAAGTGGCTTTTCGATGGGGCTTACAAGATGGAGGGCAATCTCCTGGTGCAGCTTGATCCCCAGAAATTGCGGCCTTCGAGGTTGGCAGAGACCGGAATGTTCCGGTAACAGAAACAGGAGAGCCAATGAGAGCACTCATTGTGGATGATTCAAGCTTTATCCGGGAATATCTGCGACACCTGCTGGACCGTATGGGCGTGACCTGCGAAGAGGCGGTGGATGGAAGTCACGCTCTTACAGTGCTTGCAGCGGAGGAAAACTTCGACCTGATGTTGCTGGATCTGAATATGCCAGTGATGAATGGACTGGAGTGTATCCAGGCTGTTCGCAGAGCGCAGTTGCATCCGGAGATGAAGGTGATGATGGTAACCACGGAAGCCGACAACTGCTTCATTGCAAGGGCGCTCGACCATGGTGCTGATGAGTTTCTGATGAAACCGTTCACGCCAGAGAGCCTGCGAGAAAAGATGATGTTGCTCGGCTTTGCCGCGTGAGAAGAAAGCAGAGAAGTTCTCGGATTTAGGGAGACTGGATAGACGGTGATGAGTTCCTTTGAGACACAGCCTTTGCGCGTTCTTGCAGCGGATGATTCAGCGGTGATACGTGAGGTGATGCGGACCTTATTCAAGCGTTATTCCGGGAGCAGACGGAGCGATCTGCCACAAATGGAACTCGTGGATGCAGCTCGCGATGGCGTAGAGTGCGTAGAGCAGGTGGCAAGACTGGCGCCAGATGTTCTGATTCTCGATTTGGAGATGCCGAGGATGAATGGCCTGGAGGTGTTGGAACGCCTGCGTCAAAGCAATCCACATCTTCCAGTTATCATGTGCAGTTCTCATACGGAGAGAGGCGCTCGCGCAACTCTGGATGCGTTGGCGCGCGGTGCGGCGGACTATGTGATGAAACCGGCAGGGCAGCGCGATTTTGAGAGCGCCTTGTCCTCTCTGGCGCAGCAGCTATTACCGAGGATTGCGGCTTTTGCCGGGGGACAGGTTCGATCGACTGGACAGCAGAAAGAAGTTGCGAAGATCAGTCAGACTGCGATCTCGAGAACAAACCCTGTCGCGGGTGGCTCTCTGACAACGGCGGTTGAGGTTGTAGTGATTGGGGTTTCCACGGGCGGCCCGACGGCACTGGAACAGCTTCTGCCAGAGTTTGCGTCGGACCTTCCGGTGCCGATACTGATTGTGCAGCATATGCCGAAGGTTTTTACCCATGTGTTGGCGGAGCGTCTGGACCGATGCTGCTCTCTGCACGTTCAAGAGGCTTATCACGGAGCTCCACTGCGACGAGGAACCGTCTGGCTGGCTCCAGGAGATATTCACATGGAGATCGAGATGGCGCCGTCGTTTTCGGAGCGTTATGAGGGCGGTCAAAAGGCAACGCAGGTTAAGTTGCACGACCGAGAGCCGCTGCATTACTGCCGACCTGCTGTGGACTACCTGTTCTACTCAGCCGCGCGGGTGTACGGAGCGGGAACTCTGGCGCTGGTCCTGACCGGAATGGGCTCCGATGGTCTGGAAGGAGCCAGGGCAATTCATCAGCGAGGAGGCGTTGTTCTGGCGCAAGACGAGGCTACCTCGGCAGTCTGGGGGATGCCTGGGAGAATAGTCGAGTCCGGAATTGCCGATGCGACGCTTCCTCTGCGGGTGATGTCACGCGAGGTGAATCAGAGGGTCCGGGCAAATTCCCCCTTGAAGACAGAAGTGTCGTTGCGCAATACAACTACCGGTCCTATGCGCGAGGTGATTCATGGGCTGCACTGATGCAGATTATGCGTACCTGCGTGAGCTGGTGTTGGAGCAATCTGCCAACCTGATTGATCCTTCGCGGAATGCGCTGTTCGATACGAAGTTGACACCGATTGCAAAGTCTGCGGGAGTGGCGAGCCTAAGGGATTTCGTTAACCTGTTAAAGAACGATCAGCCGCCGCACCTGCATCGCGCGGTTGCCGAAGCAATGACCATCAATGAGACCAGTTTTTTCCGGGATGTGAAAACGTTCAACCTGTTGCGAGATATTCTTTTGCCGCAGCTGGTTGAACGCAGAAGAGAAGAACGCAGGCTACGAATATGGAGCGCAGCGAGTTCGACGGGGCAGGAGGCGTATAGTCTTGCGATCCTTCTAGCCGAGCATCTACCGGAGACGACCTCATGGGACGTAAGGATTTTTGGAAGCGATATCTCTCGAAAGGTGATCGAGTATGCTCGGGCTGGACGCTACGGAAGATTGGAGATCAACCGTGGACTGCCGGCGCGAATGTTGTTGAAGTACTTTCACCGCGATAAAGAAGAATGGGAGATCAATCCGCGTCTACGTGCGATGTGTGAGTTTTATCCTGTGAATCTCTGTACGCCGCCACCGAGTCTTCCCACTTTCGATCTTGTCCTGTTGAGAAATGTGCTTCTTTACTTCTCCCAGGAAGACAGAAGTCATGTTTTTCACACGGTCTACCAGCGCATGGCGGACGACGGTTATCTTTTGTTGGGAAATGCAGAGCAGGCCGAAGGATCGACTGACCTTTTTGAAACAGAGTTCTCTTCTGAATCCTTTTTTTACCGGCCTGTGGTGCGCACTTGACGCATACCTTGTAACAGGTTGCCCTCTCAGCGCATCGTATAGTGGTGCTTGCAAGCACCGAAACCATGCCACACGTAGAATCCAAATCAAAGAAAAACAAGGTGACAAGTTCACCTGCACGGAAACGAGAAGCAGAAGCTCTAGGACTTTTTCATCCGCTGACCGCCCGTTGGTTCAGTGAATCATTGGGAGAGCCTACGGCTCCTCAGACTGAGGGGTGGCCTGCCATTGCACGGGGAGAGTCCACTTTGATCCTTGCGCCGACCGGAACCGGTAAGACGCTTTCAGCGTTTCTCTGGTGTCTGGATCGTCTGATGTTTCATCGTACCTCTGACATTGGTTGCGGAACAAAGGCCATCTATGTTTCTCCATTAAAAGCGCTGGCCGTGGATGTTGAACGTAATCTGCAACGGCCGCTAGAAGGAATTGCATCGCTTGCAAAACGCGAAGGCGTTGCGGTGCACATTCCTGAGATCAGCGTTCGAACAGGCGATACACCACAACGAGAGAGAGTAAGATTCCGAAGGTATCCTGGCGAGATCGTTATTACAACCCCGGAGAGCCTGTATCTGATGCTGACTTCAGCCGCATCCGAGGCTTTGAGGGCTGTAGAGACAGTCATTATCGATGAGATCCATGCCCTGGTGCCGACCAAACGGGGTGCGCATCTTGCCGTGTCATTGGAGCGACTGGAAGAGCTGTGTGGAAGGAAGATCCAGCGGATCGGACTATCAGCGACCCAGCGGCCCTTGGAAGAGGTAGCACGATTCCTTGGCGGTACAACGGGGCCCATCGCGATCAAAGATGCATCTGCAACTGATGTGTTGCATGGAAATAACAACGACGATGACCTTGTCGATCAAGAGCAGGGAGAGGCTGTATTTCCGCGGTATCGTCCGGTCACCATCATAAATACAGGCGCCCACAAAATGCTGGAGCTTCGGGTAGAAGTTCCCGTGGAGGACATGGCGCAACTGGATACAGGGCGTGATGGTAGGCTCCCAAAAGAGAAGGACAAACGAGATGTTCTGAAACGAACATCGATCTGGCAGTCGATCTTTCCCCGTGTTCTTGAGATTGTGCGTCGACACCGGTCGACACTGATCTTCGTCAATGCGCGTCGTATTGCTGAACGGATGGCGAGCACATTGAACGATCTCGCAGGCGAGCCTCTGGCCCGGGCGCACCATGGCTCGTTAGCGGCTTCGCAGCGAAGCGAGATCGAAGCACTGCTCAAGGCTGGTGAGATCCGCGCTTTGGTGGCGACTTCGTCGCTGGAGCTTGGGATTGATATGGGAGCCATCGATCAGGTAATTCAGATTGAATCACCTCCATCGGTTGCCAGTGGAATGCAACGGATTGGTCGTGCTGGACACAAAGTCGGCATGCCTTCAAGCGGTGTGATTTTTCCAAAGTATCGATCTGATCTGATTGCTTGCGCTGCGGTAACTCGGGCGATGCATGAAGGGCATGTAGAGGCTATAAGGTTCTTGCGCAATCCGCTGGATGTGTTGGCTCAGCAGATCGTTGCGATCGTCTCTTACCCACCTTTGTCTCTTCAGGAACGCGAACGCATTGCCCGATGGAGCGACGAGGAGGAAGAACCTGGGGTCAGCTATGAAGCTTTGTTTCAGATGATCGGGCGTGCTGCTCCCTTCGCAAGGTTGAGCCGTTCTGCCTTCGATGGAGTGTTGGACATGCTGGCTGGTCGCTATCCTTCTGACGAATTTGCGGAGTTACGCCCTCGCATTACATGGAACCGTGTGAAGAATTGGATTACTCCTCGATCTGGAGTACGACGAATTGCCATCCTGAATGCGGGTACGATTCCTGATCGAGGACTCTACGGGGTTTTTCTTGCGGGTGATCGGGATAAGCCGATTCGTGTCGGAGAGTTGGACGAAGAGATGGTCTTCGAGAGCAGGCCCGGCGAAGTTTTTGTATTGGGAGCTTCGGCCTGGAGGATTGAGGAGATCAAGCAGGACCGTGTTCTTGTTACGCCGGCACCTGGCGAGGCAGGAAAGACTCCGTTCTGGCATGGAGATCGTCCAGGAAGACCGATTGAGTTTGGCAAAAGAATTGGCGCGTTTGTTCGGGAGATTCGCGAGATGCCTCGTCCTGCAGCGATTGCTCGACTTGTTGAAGAACATGACTTGCATCCGATTGCTGCTGAGAATGTATTGCACTACATCGCCGATCAAGAGCGGGCAACGAAAATCGTGCCTGATGATCGCACTGTTTTGATCGAACGTGTGCGTGATGAGCTGGGTTTCTGGCGTGTCTGTTTGCTTACTCCCTTCGGTAGCCGGGTTCATGCTCCGTGGGCGATGGCGGTGGTAGCAAAGGTGCATGCGCTCGGCGGGCCGGATGTAGAGATGATGTGGAGTGAAGACGGTTTTGTCCTGCGATTTCCTGAAGCAGATGAGCCCCCGTCAGTTGAGCCATTTCTGCTTTCTCCAGAAGAGGCATCTGTGTTGGTCACCCAAAATCTTGGCGCGACCGCGATGTTTGCGGCGAAGTTTCGTGAGAGTGCGTCGCGCGCGCTGTTGCTCCCCCGGCATCGAGCGATTGGTCGAACGCCCTTGTGGCAGCAGCGAAAGCGAGCGTATGACCTATTGGGCATAGCGAGCCGATATCCTGAATTTCCCATGATTCTGGAGGCATATCGCGAGTGCTTGCGGGATGTCTTCGATATGCCGGCGCTGAAGGAGGCGCTTCGCGATATCGCCGGTCGCACTCTTCAGATTCACGTGGTGGATTCGCGTACACCCAGCCCGTTTGCTTCGTCTCTGTTGTTCGGCTATGTGGCGAACTATATTTACGATGGCGATGCTCCACTGGCAGAACGAAGAGCCCAAACGCTTTCGATTGATCTCGAACAGCTGCGCGACCTCATGGGTGATGCCGACTTGCGGGAGCTTTTGGATGCAAATGCAATCGAAGAGACTGAGGTGCAGCTACAGTGCATATCCGCGAGTTTCAGAGCGCGAACGATGGACGGCGTGCACGATATGCTCCTGCGTATAGGAGACCTTTCTCGTGACGAATTAGCGCTCCGCTGTTTAGACGAACAGGTGGCCACGAGTGTTGAAAAACTACTGCAAGCAAGGCGCATTATCGAGATTGAGGTTGCGGATCAACGCAGATTGATTGCTGTTGAAGATGCAGCACGATACCGGGATGCATTGGGGAGCAAACTGCCGGTTGGACTGCCGGCGGTTTTTCTCGAACCGCGAAGGGATGCACTGGTTGATCTGGCGCGACGGTACAGCCGGACTCACGGACCCTTTACGGTAGCGGAGGTGGTTGCACGCTTTGAGCTGGAACCGCTGAAAGTAGAGCAAGTGCTTGAAGGGTTGGTGCAGACGGGTCGTCTCATCGAGGGAGGATTTCGTCCTGGAGGATCTCATCAAGAGTGGTGTGACGATGAAGTACTGCGCACCATCCGGCGCAAGAGTCTTGCGCGTTTACGCAAAGAGATCGAGCCGGTAGAGCAAGCGGCCCTAGTTCGTATGCAGAACCGGTGGCAAGGAGTTGCACAGCCGAGGAGGGGCTTGGATGCTCTCCTGGATGCAATCGAAAACCTACAGGGAGCGCCGGTGCCGGCATCGATTCTTGAAACGGAGATTCTTCCCGCACGAATTGCAGGATACAAACCGAGCGATCTGGACGCTCTGATGGCGGCAGGAGAAGTGGTATGGGTCGGTCTGGAGTCTCTCGGTGAGCGTGATGGGAGGATTGTTCTTTATCTTGCCGAGAAGCTCAATGAACTTTGGCCTGTTGGTCGAAATGCGGCGGTGACCGAACGCGAGCAAGCAATCGTCTCTAATCTTCAAATACGTGGCGCGTCTTTTTTCCAGGATCTTCATGAGGCGGTTGGAGGAGGGTATCCGGGAGAATCGATTGACGCATTATGGTCGCTGGTGTGGAAAGGGTTGGTGACGAACGATGGCATGGCAGCGCTTCGGGCCTATTGCGCATCTCAAGCAGAGCAGCGTAAACCTTCTCGTCGAGTGCATCTGCAAGGCCCGCAGGCATCGTCGTTTCGTTCGCGAAGAACGACTCCTCCGACAGCACAAGGGCGATGGGCTTTGCAGCCTGGCGCATGGATGGAGGGACGGTCTGTAACGCAGTGGAGCCATTCTGTTGCACAGCAATTGCTGGTGCGGTATGGTCTTGTCTTTCGTGAGACGGCTCAAGCGGAGAGCCTCCCCGGAGGATTCTCTGCTGTTTATGACGTACTCAAAGCGATGGAAGAAAGCGGAAGAGTGCGCCGTGGCTACTTCGTTGCTGATCTTGGAGCCACGCAGTTCGCAGCACCATCAGCAGTCGAGATGCTGCGCTCGTTTCGTTTTGAGCGAGAAGACAGAGGCCTGAATGTGATTGAATTAGCGGCTACCGATCCAGCGAATCCTTATGGCGCGTTGCTGCGGTGGCCTGCCTCTGAGGCAGGAGCAATGCTCTCTCGAAGTGTTGGAGCGAAGGTTATCCTTGCGGCGGGGGAGCTAACTGCATATCTCCGACGAGGAAACCCGAATATCCAGGTGTTTCTGCCGGAAGAGGAGCCGCGGCGGACGCAGAGGATGCAGGGCCTCGC
This portion of the Edaphobacter sp. 4G125 genome encodes:
- a CDS encoding chemotaxis protein CheW gives rise to the protein MKIVEQEMHIQEEAESVSVCSMFAGEESFGIDTGKIREVLGRRGLERVPMAPVFIAGVVPYRGDVLTTISFRALLGLPESPETGCVLVLEDDEGQERFGLMVDAVGSVVTVGRNMLEANPCTLDAKCKWLFDGAYKMEGNLLVQLDPQKLRPSRLAETGMFR
- a CDS encoding response regulator; translated protein: MRALIVDDSSFIREYLRHLLDRMGVTCEEAVDGSHALTVLAAEENFDLMLLDLNMPVMNGLECIQAVRRAQLHPEMKVMMVTTEADNCFIARALDHGADEFLMKPFTPESLREKMMLLGFAA
- the cheB gene encoding chemotaxis-specific protein-glutamate methyltransferase CheB; protein product: MSSFETQPLRVLAADDSAVIREVMRTLFKRYSGSRRSDLPQMELVDAARDGVECVEQVARLAPDVLILDLEMPRMNGLEVLERLRQSNPHLPVIMCSSHTERGARATLDALARGAADYVMKPAGQRDFESALSSLAQQLLPRIAAFAGGQVRSTGQQKEVAKISQTAISRTNPVAGGSLTTAVEVVVIGVSTGGPTALEQLLPEFASDLPVPILIVQHMPKVFTHVLAERLDRCCSLHVQEAYHGAPLRRGTVWLAPGDIHMEIEMAPSFSERYEGGQKATQVKLHDREPLHYCRPAVDYLFYSAARVYGAGTLALVLTGMGSDGLEGARAIHQRGGVVLAQDEATSAVWGMPGRIVESGIADATLPLRVMSREVNQRVRANSPLKTEVSLRNTTTGPMREVIHGLH
- a CDS encoding CheR family methyltransferase encodes the protein MGCTDADYAYLRELVLEQSANLIDPSRNALFDTKLTPIAKSAGVASLRDFVNLLKNDQPPHLHRAVAEAMTINETSFFRDVKTFNLLRDILLPQLVERRREERRLRIWSAASSTGQEAYSLAILLAEHLPETTSWDVRIFGSDISRKVIEYARAGRYGRLEINRGLPARMLLKYFHRDKEEWEINPRLRAMCEFYPVNLCTPPPSLPTFDLVLLRNVLLYFSQEDRSHVFHTVYQRMADDGYLLLGNAEQAEGSTDLFETEFSSESFFYRPVVRT
- a CDS encoding Lhr family helicase; this translates as MTSSPARKREAEALGLFHPLTARWFSESLGEPTAPQTEGWPAIARGESTLILAPTGTGKTLSAFLWCLDRLMFHRTSDIGCGTKAIYVSPLKALAVDVERNLQRPLEGIASLAKREGVAVHIPEISVRTGDTPQRERVRFRRYPGEIVITTPESLYLMLTSAASEALRAVETVIIDEIHALVPTKRGAHLAVSLERLEELCGRKIQRIGLSATQRPLEEVARFLGGTTGPIAIKDASATDVLHGNNNDDDLVDQEQGEAVFPRYRPVTIINTGAHKMLELRVEVPVEDMAQLDTGRDGRLPKEKDKRDVLKRTSIWQSIFPRVLEIVRRHRSTLIFVNARRIAERMASTLNDLAGEPLARAHHGSLAASQRSEIEALLKAGEIRALVATSSLELGIDMGAIDQVIQIESPPSVASGMQRIGRAGHKVGMPSSGVIFPKYRSDLIACAAVTRAMHEGHVEAIRFLRNPLDVLAQQIVAIVSYPPLSLQERERIARWSDEEEEPGVSYEALFQMIGRAAPFARLSRSAFDGVLDMLAGRYPSDEFAELRPRITWNRVKNWITPRSGVRRIAILNAGTIPDRGLYGVFLAGDRDKPIRVGELDEEMVFESRPGEVFVLGASAWRIEEIKQDRVLVTPAPGEAGKTPFWHGDRPGRPIEFGKRIGAFVREIREMPRPAAIARLVEEHDLHPIAAENVLHYIADQERATKIVPDDRTVLIERVRDELGFWRVCLLTPFGSRVHAPWAMAVVAKVHALGGPDVEMMWSEDGFVLRFPEADEPPSVEPFLLSPEEASVLVTQNLGATAMFAAKFRESASRALLLPRHRAIGRTPLWQQRKRAYDLLGIASRYPEFPMILEAYRECLRDVFDMPALKEALRDIAGRTLQIHVVDSRTPSPFASSLLFGYVANYIYDGDAPLAERRAQTLSIDLEQLRDLMGDADLRELLDANAIEETEVQLQCISASFRARTMDGVHDMLLRIGDLSRDELALRCLDEQVATSVEKLLQARRIIEIEVADQRRLIAVEDAARYRDALGSKLPVGLPAVFLEPRRDALVDLARRYSRTHGPFTVAEVVARFELEPLKVEQVLEGLVQTGRLIEGGFRPGGSHQEWCDDEVLRTIRRKSLARLRKEIEPVEQAALVRMQNRWQGVAQPRRGLDALLDAIENLQGAPVPASILETEILPARIAGYKPSDLDALMAAGEVVWVGLESLGERDGRIVLYLAEKLNELWPVGRNAAVTEREQAIVSNLQIRGASFFQDLHEAVGGGYPGESIDALWSLVWKGLVTNDGMAALRAYCASQAEQRKPSRRVHLQGPQASSFRSRRTTPPTAQGRWALQPGAWMEGRSVTQWSHSVAQQLLVRYGLVFRETAQAESLPGGFSAVYDVLKAMEESGRVRRGYFVADLGATQFAAPSAVEMLRSFRFEREDRGLNVIELAATDPANPYGALLRWPASEAGAMLSRSVGAKVILAAGELTAYLRRGNPNIQVFLPEEEPRRTQRMQGLAKFLVERVEKKVEEGDARAGMLIETINGIAVARHPLSQFLLQAGFSSGAMGLYIKKKPVVQKTS